The sequence CAAGATGTTGTGCAAATAAATGCGTTATTCCGAGATTCACTTATTTACGGTATAAAGGAGATGCTATTTTTCATGCAGTTATAGGCGTTCTAGGCGATATGAAGCTTGCGTTGGTAATCCTAGTTGCTGGCTACTTCTGCGCTGTGTCCTGCCAACAAAGCTGTCTGCAGCGGAAAGATCACAAAGCGTCCCCGAGCCCGGAGAGCGGTCTTCACGAATGCCTCCAGTACTCTGAATGTATGTAAAGCCTTCTAATACCTCTCTGTGTTGGGCTATAGAAAAGATCTTAAGAACTCCGTCGTACAATTACACTCTAGAACACGCCGTTTAGATTGTCCCGTGTTAGCGCTTCTAGAGATAAACAGCTGCCTTTCTTATTCCCGCTAGCTTCTTGTTGTTATGCAAACCTCACCGAGAAGCTGGCCCATTTCCCTGTCGTTGAGGGGGATGATTACTACTGGGACAAATGTGGGAACCTCAGCAAAAGGTGAGCGTCTTGCGCAGTATCAAGAGATGCCGCAGCAATACAGATCTaatcctctcccccccgtaaCGGGGATACAAGTTATCCCAAATCACCCCTTAGAGTACCAAGTGGCATGGCAAggattaaacattttaagacTTATGCCAACTTAGGTAATAGACATGCCTCTAACTACACCTTCTAAAATAAACGTGTCTACTTTTGCCATTTGAAGTGTCAGCAGGTGAAACGCTGATGTAACCAGTGATGGGATAGGGGatggaaaaagattaaaaatgaaatatttaatcttGCCACAGCCTGGAGCTTCTCTTCTTTTACAATTTTCTAGGATacaatgtcatatcctggcactccgTCTCATAAAGACACCCTCCATAGTGtaatgggccggttggggagatctcaCCCATTGAGCTGTGGCACTGCTTCCCGGGACTGAGGGTAACTTGCTTCTTTTCATAGGGCAGGGTAGCAGCGTATTGCCACATCCAGTCCATGTCCACATCAATCACTATCCATGTAATTCCTAATACCTGCCACCTTTCCAATTCTTCCAGCCCAGTTCCCGCTCTCTGGGGCTTCCCCCACCCATACATATGGCTAGCCCTACCCCATGCAAATTCACTTACCAAGTGGAGAGAGCTCTGGATAGCCTTCCCTAAGAGCTTCCCAGACATACACATCACATATGCTGTCaatatcacaatatatacactccTAAACAGGGAAACCTTGGTTCAAGTGTTATCTTGCCTCAAGTGTTATCTCTTAGTGTTATCTCTTACATTACTTACGATACAATCAGCCGTGGTAGCATGCATAGAATTTTTCTTTAGGTGGAGTCacccaaagggttaacattatattattaaatgccaccctcccatacttcTTGCGGAGCCAAGGGACACAGATATTCGAGAGACTAACCGTAGCCGCAGAAGGTGGAGAGCTAACATAATGGGTCTGACTGATAGAGAGGGGTAATTATGCTGGCCATCTGCACCCGTTCTCTGCGGGAATACTCAATGTGTTGTTTTAGAGCTGAAAGCCCAAGAAAAGGCGattcatatttatatgtaaaaaattgCCACCGTTCCCAAATTGCCTTAACCTTTTTCCTGATCAtggagacaaagaaaaaaaaaacaaaaaagaaaatatgttatcTTGCAAAGGAAGCAACCCTGTTTTTTTAAGGTTATAACATCAAtacgtattatatatatatgtcaattttattattattattataattattattatttgtagcaTCAGTACAGAAACAATCCTATGAAGGCGAATAACAAAcatatgcatattattatttttttaacattaacaatacttttatattttttatacatttagtttttttcttatttatttcaataacattaacaatacttttatattttttatacatttagttttttttcttatttatttcaataacatATTTGAATAACTATATAGTACATTTTGAACTACGAAGTAAGCGTTCTTGTATTTATTGAAAAACATACACTTTATGATCTATAGGGTACTTTAGTTTGGGATACATAAGACCAGCCACAGGAGAGTTAAACGCACGGTGCCGTGCTCTGTGAAAACTGGCAGGATAAGACGCCTATAACCCAGTAATGAAGTGTATCCAGGCGTGTAGGGTATAATCCTCCCATGGGGAACTCTTGTGGTTTCTCCATGTAGTTTAGGCCGACTGTGGGAAGCTATAAATATTGTGAAGCCAAAAGCACATGGGGATGATGAATATTTATAGCGTTGGACTCCCGCAGCAGTCATGCAAGCAATAATTCCATAATAAAATCCCCAATGAGATATAACTCATAATGCACAGAAAAGGAAGAGTCTGTACTGAATAGCTCAGAATTCCTGATCTCCTGCaggaagaagaggcaagagttTCAGTTTAAACCTGTATCTAATCACTGGTGTTTGGTCTAGCGCATagacaataatgaacaaatgtCATCTTGCTAGCattaatgttacaaaaaaaaaaaaccatggagGGGCTCCGGCACTAGAAAAAGatagaaaatagagaaaaaggTGATTAAATCCTGCCTATACGTTATGCTATGATTTGTATTTGTAATAACATATTTCCTCTTTAATTTCCTGCCTCGGCTGCAGGGAATAAGCTGTTTTCCTACTTTCATCTCATATAACAGTTGTGCGCATGATTGTGCTTTACTCACAggatagaacagcctcccaggaaAGGTGGTAGAAGTTAAAACAGTAAGGGGggaaggtacagacaggcggAACGGTTCTTAcgtgccgtcaaattctatatttctaagtTTTAACGAGTGGCACTGAGAACAGCAAATTGAGAGAAATCCACGAGTGCCCAAAATGCTCAAGGACCAGAGGGGTTCCCACTAGATAATATTAGATACtagaaaatatttccattttcttaaGAATTCCTATGCACTAAACGTTGTTAATGCATGGTGTTTATATTTGTATGCTCTTTTGATTAAAGCGTAATGTTTCTTTTAGGTGAGAGAACCATCTTAAAACATTCCTTGGTTGGACATCAGTCCTACTGTTGTGACTGCCCTGACAAAATTGGGATAGTTATCAAGACCCGGTACCCATGACTCAGTAACCGAGTTCCCTGCTTTGTCTTACAGCTGTGAAGATTATATGAAGAAGTTAGAATGCTTCTACCAGTGTTCCCCACTATCATCTCACTGGGCTCACCCCAATAAATCCTATGCATTGCGGCATGTTCCCATCTGCCAGTCCTTCTGTGACAGCTGGTGAGTGAATATATATGGATGCCCCGTTGTGTTACACCATCCACTATTGGACACAAAGACAAATAAGCAATCGGGTTTCGATGGGGGACACTGTGGGGATGTGGGAGAGGTATCCTAGGTGCCCCTCATTGCTCCCATGTTTTCATTGTTTCCACAATCCCATGCGTGCCAATACCACTACCCCCTTAGTTTGCTTGTGTGATGTCCCTGGTAGATTATGGAGGGTTGTCTCACATTTTTGCAGACAGCTGGAATGTATCTTTCGCTTGGCATGGAGGGTTGTGTTTCATAGAGTGCCATTTCTGGGGGTCTTGCTTAAGAGGTCCTGAGATGTTATGGTCCATGAACATTATGGCCATTTTAACAGCTCACCATATCCCAGTAATCCGGAACTGACATATAAAAGAGTAACATAAAATGACACAAAGGAAGCTCACAGTTAAAGCATCCAATAAATGGGTCTTTGTCCTTCTTCCCTAACGTGGGAAAGATCCATAAAGCTACTGTTACTTAGGGTAAAAATAGTCTTCCAACTCATACTTGGGTTCTGTGTTTGATACAATGTACCAAGATGTAAGAAGCTCTGTCTTTTCCTACAGCTATATGTCTTACTAACACTCACACGGTGTGGCTTGCATTGGTTCAGCTCAAGTGCTGCCGGTGGGCTGCAGGCCAAATTTGAAACCAATTTAAGTCCAATATTTCTCTGCTCTTCCCGTCAGGTTTGAAGCCTGTCAGTCCGACCTGATCTGTGCACGGAATTGGTTTTTTGACTGGATTATTGATGAAAATGGAAACCACTGTAAAAACGAATGCATCCCATTCAATAAGGTAGGAGCAGAACTCTCTCCCAGtttctcattttattattaattattttattaaaatacactaacacatcTCTGAAAAACCTAGATAACAATGGTAGCAAAAGTGCATTACAGCGTTTACAAAGGCTCGAGTTTGTAAAAACTGCCCCATTGACCACATTTAATACTGAATTGATCCAAGCCGCCTTGACTAATAACAATATATTCCTATGAAAAGTCCTAGAAACTTGTCTATTCAGAGAGGTTTGACTTGAGTAAAGTTAAAGTTGACTTGAAAAGACTCTTCAAAAATTAACCCGATACTTCAGGAGGATGCAACTTATACCAAAAGTTTATCAAAAACTTAATATTGAATGACTGATCacggggagggctggcaccttagGGGctggggaagggggggggcaggtaaagccaagtagcCCAAAGttgactctttttttctatcctGTCCATGGCCAAATTATATCACTAAAACCGTAAGAACAGATATTTGCAATGCCTGCTATAAGACGCTTCTACTACTTCATTCTATACATGGATACacagagaaatattttttccctgGGACCGATAGACTTTGTTTGCTCTAGCAGAAGGTAGCTGAGACTTGAGGGGTGGTGTTCATTGAATATGCCCCCTGCGGCTGCTATTACTAATTGGATAAGGGTGATGTATCAGCGACTCACTAGCTTGATTTTGTAAATGTCTACATTTGGCTTTATTTCTGCAGGGTGTTGCGATTCCCCTATCAGGGTATGGAGTATGAGCCACGTCTAAAAGGCCCGTTACTACTATATATGGCTTAGTGGCCATCCAGTTATTGGAGGGCATTTTCCACAGTTACCACGGGGCAGGGCAGCTGAGTGACTAGTTATACCGTTGAGTGACTCATTAGAAAATGTTTAGGATATTCATGCTTCCTTGAGGATGTCAGATGGCTTCGAGTTCTCACGCTGAGACATTCTCATATGTACACTAGAGGCCAAAACTATGAGTAACACCATTCGGAATATTCCAAGTGTTAGACTCACGTCCTCGTGCGGATGAAGCTCATGTTTCTgcctatcatacccagagacATCTAGAGTTCATCTCTCCCAGCGgaattttaactatactttctTTACTGGGAATACTGTTTTTTTCCGCCTCGTCCTCCAGGGTGCTCTTCTACCTCTGCTGACTTTTAGAGCAGTTGGTGGCAAAAATGGCAAAGttactttttctttccttaCCTTCATAATTTGCCTTGCAGAACCAATCAGCTCTTTCCAGAGGCAAGGTGTTGTGTAAAAAGGGGGATTAATCATGCAAATCAATTCACAAGTAGTTAGAATGTTGGCTTTCTATGGGATGAAGGACTGGGATGAAGGAGTCCTTCATGGTGTAAGTGGGCTGGCTTTGTAagtggcccattgagcagtggcaATGGCCTGATTGCCCAAGAGGTCGCCTCAGCTCTCTGCCGCCTGGTTTTGCCGCAGGTGGACTAGGCCGAGTTAGCCTGAGCTGCAATACATCGCTGTTTATCCTAACCTACTAcacacgggcgtaggaaccgggggggacgggggggacagatcccccccaggaaatcatgcgggggggaccgataatagagcaatcccccccagtgccctcggtgcacagctgcccgatcagcagctgcagcgtgcaggactggttggggatttccctaaccagtccaacacttaccggtgtgctgtctgtcactgagtgccgggcgatgggatatgacgtttatatcccagccccggcgctcagcagaaacagctctgcgcagctgcactgcactagagcggcaaaccaccagaaggggaggaggaagagcaagcagaaagcagaagagaagaagagaaaggtaagagatgtgcaaaacgaggggggggtctgatgtgcaaaacgaggggggggtctgatgtgcaaaacgaggggggggtctgatgtgcaaaacgagggggggtctgatgtgcaaaacgagggggggggtctgatgtgcaaaacgagtggggggtctgatgtgcaaaacgagggggggtctgatgtgcaaaacgaggggggggtctgatgtgcaaaacgaggggggggtctgatgtgcaaaacgagggggggtctgatgtgcaaaacgaggggggggtctgatgtgcaaaacgagggggggtctgatgtgcaaaacgagggggcagtctgatgtgcaaaacagtgtatatgtgtacgggcagtgtatatgtgtacgtgtgtatgggcagtgtatatgtgtatgggcagtgtatatgtgtacgtgtgtacgtgtgtacgtgtgtatgggcagtgtatatgtgtacgtgtgtgtggacagtgtatatgtgtatgggcagtgtatatgtgtacgtgtgtatgggcagtgtatatgtgtgtggacagtgtatatgtgtatgggcagtgtatatgtgtacgtgtgtatgggcagtgtatatgtgtatgggcagtgtatatgtgtacgtgtgtatgggcagtgtatatgtgtacgtgtgtgtggacagtgtatatgtgtatgggcagtgtatatgtgtacgtgtgtgtggacagtgtatatgtgtatgggcagtgtatatgtgtacgtgtgtatgggcagtgtatatgtgtatgggcagtgtatatgtgtatgggcagtgtatatgtgtacgtgtgtgtgggcagtgtatatgtgtatgggcagtgtatgtgtgtatgggcagtgtatatgtgtatgtgtgtgtatgggcagtgtatatgtgtacgtgtgtatgggcagtgtatatgtgtacgtgtgtatgggcagtgtatatgtgtacgtgtgtatgggcagtgtatatgtgtacgtgtgtatgggcagtgtatatgtgtacgtctgtatgggcagtgtatatgtgtgtgtatataaggagtgtatttgtcttatagtgtatacgtctgtgtaagtatgtgcaaaggcagtgtatatttatggggaggcgtgtgtgtgtgtgagcagtttatgtatgtttgggcaggcgtgtataagggtagtgcatatgtgtgagtactggcaagtgtgtatgtgcaggcaattgcagtgtatgtgtgtgtttttgtgggcaggcatgcgtaagggcagtgcatatgtgtgtatggatagtgtatatgtgtgtatggatagtgtatatgtgtgtatggatagtgtatatgtgtgtatgagcaggcatgtcgtacttaaagggaagattatgattccctgtaacacatgtttaactcaggggcacctagggttaaatccaggcctatttctggttaaaatgagtatgtgtgtcactgtatgtcacagcattcggacacaagagaatatttcggggtgctacttggtctagggcatcactaatacaaagcaccacgagttaatctaggggtaggcagagtaagtgaaggatgtgtttgcgtgtctgggtgtgatagcgtatgtttgtgggtttgttattgtgcacatctgtttttatgggtatgatagtatgtttccaggtgtgttatggtgggcatgtgtctaggtatattagggtgggaatgttttggggtgtattattgtgtgcgtgtgtatgttattcaagtgtttaagtgtgtggatatgttcctgtgtgcatgacgtgttaggagtcttagatggatccttcaatacatcatagtagtctctgtggctgggtccagtggggtccatctgtggttgtaagatttttctgtttctgtgggaattttctcccattcatccagtagaacgttttatgagctgtaggtgatatacctttttggacagcactatgcttctaactttgtgggaacggttttggggaaggtccttttctattccatcatgactgccccagtgtacaaaacaaggtccataaaggcatggctgcaaaaattccccacagaaactctccaaaatcttgtggaaatcgttcccagatgagtgaaagccgttatagaggcaaagggggaccaacttcatattaatgtctatgtatttataatgtgatgtcataaagtccctgttggtgaaatggtcaggtataccctaccagaaaaaatgctatcccccccagatttttaggggttcctacgcccatgctaCTACAGGCACTTGTAcacggtatatacagtatggtCTATTCTGAATTTTGCTTTTCGAGAATCATGTTTATTGCACCCCAACTCAACTTGCAGTAAATAATCTATTATTAAGTTTTAATTTACTCCTTAACAAGGCTCCTGCATTTTGTTTATACCGAGCGTGGATCATCCGCCAGAGAGTTCTCAGCACAGGCAGTTCCCGCTTGGCTCCCTCTCTCGTGCCGTAAACACATGGAGATGTTTGTTCTGCGGCTCTTCTGCCAGCAGCTTGTTGACTGATCGCTGGCCAGCAagaatagatgtttttttttttttaaacggcaAAAAACTCAGCCTCTGGATCTTTAACTCTGGCAGACACAGGCCGTTTAACTACTAGCCATCAGTGGAGAATAAGGATTACTTAGTAAGGGGTTTAGTCACTAAAAACCTTGTGTTTGCACATGAGCTGACTCAAAAAGGCAAGCAGTCTGGGCTTATGTTGATGCCACAATACAACACCTATAAACTATTTGCCTAAAGGATAAAAGTCTTTGGAGCTACAGAAACTGGTTAGTGATTGCCAGGGAATTGGTGTTTAATGTAGCCGAGGGTGCCGCGGGGGAGCGCTAAGAACTGGAAATCCAGCCCATAGACCAGTTAGACTGGTAACATAGTGGCTACATATTGGTAACACAGTCCCAGCTTATTCATCgggataaatacattttttcatcaTAATATCTACAATAGTTACTGTTTATCTGTTTATGGAAATGAAAGTGTTAAAGTGTTTTCTTAACAGAATATCAAAGCGTGTATGTATTTAATCCTTTGATTGCGTGTGGGGTAACCTCCTATCCTAATGAAAGGCTTAATAAGcgcagtaagaaaaaaaaaaacattagacaGGGAGTTAGGGAATTTACCAAATTAGTTTGGGCAGATTAGCCAAGTATTAGTGATGTAAAAGATTAGGAAGGCGTTTGCCAGGCTTCACTGCTAATTCAGAGACACGGTCATTTGTTTTGTGCCTGTTGGCTGGTGTTGATTAGCTGAGTTAGACGGTCTGCATTTTGCCCAGGCAAAGTTTAAGCTATTATTTAGAAGTTCAAAGAAACCAATTTAGAaacatattattgttttattacgCTACAGAGGGTGAGGGTGCCAGTTAATGTTGTTGGGGGGGAATGTTGGATAACGTTGCGAAGGAGGCTGCCAGATAATGCTGTGGAAGGAGGCTGCCAGATAATGTTGTGTGCAGAGGCACAGTCTCCAGAGAGCGGTGTGACGTGAGGTCTGTCGGATACTATTGAGTGCGGTGGGAGTTGTTCCATTTGACAGCGGAACAGCCAAGATTATCAGGCTCTGTCCTGCTGCCCTCCGAGCTGGATCGCTCTCTTGCTTTCGGTGATCATGGACCAGTTGTTTAGATCCTTTAGGGGGATTTAAGagcacttttttgtttgtttactaGTCTAAGTATAAATTTATTGATAAGGACATGTAAAAAAATCTTCAGAGAATCAATTTGCAATTATACAAGCTGGTTGGATGtgtgtagtgattttttttgtttctttctttgtgtTCTGATGTTTTTCTTgtacttattttttgttttatctccaCTAGATGTACGCGAATGGCACCGACCTATGCCAGAGTGCATGGGATGAATCTTTTGTAGTCTCCTCTTCGCCGTGCCGATGCCTGGACATGACTGCGACGGATAAAAATGTGATCAAGTACATTTTGGATCAAGACAAATCAGAGGAGAGCAGCGAAAAGGAGGCCTGCAAAGCCAGACTGCAGAAACCACAAGACAAGAAGGAGGGCGACGATGCAGAGGATGACTGAGTGTGAGTAAGAACTAGTTCAAACAATCTCTAATTAAGCCTGTGGGGTGCACCTGTAAGGTTGACGGTAGGGGGGCCGACAAAAAACACTGCTAGTAATATTCCAAAATTCATTAGTCATTAGAACCAGCATCAAAGGAACCACTTGTGCACCAAGGAGCCTTTGGGGTCCCTCTAGGACCCGTGGACccttgtgtactttttgtggGCAGCCGGTGGCATCATTGCGCTGTTCTCTTCTCGGTGGCGGCACACATTATCCTAACAGAAGTGATggtgggtaatacagtgagggggtttacacatgtatgggatCGGCTTATGGCTCCTAAATTAGGATAAGACCCATAACTGATTATGGTTTAAATCTTCACAGCAGGAAACAtggtcagactagatgggcaaaatggttcttatctgccgtcaaattctaagTTAAAAAGCTGGTATTAAAATATGCCAAGACTGAGCCACACAGCAGCTTCCTACGTCGTACCATCCGCTCCCTTCACATACACGTAACTTGCACGGCGTTTTCTGTGTTTAATTGACTCATTCTTTGCTATCACCGACTCGGTTAAACACTCCATTACACGCTGGCGGTTTAAGCTTTGCCTTAGGACATAAAGTCTCTGCATTCAGGAAAGACCAGATTGTAAGCATTTATTTGATCTTTGCTCCAGTACCAAAAtcacagtatatttatatattctctcGCTGTGAGTGACCTGCCCCGCTTAGTCATTGACATGCAAACTTTGCATCACATTTTGCTGGGATTTAAACAAAGGCACAATAGGGTGATGCGGACTCCTACATAGAATGGGGCTCGGGGCGACAGATCTCATTCATATCAGCAGATTCCACAGCATTTCACAACCTTATTTCATCACACAGGGGAGGAAGAAATGTATTGATTCCCCTTCTGGAACTCTGCTCAGTAGATCAGtttcttaaaggtgctgttccactaagcggaaaaacattaattgcacacTCTGGCATATCATACCCCACAAGTGTCCTATTTCCCACGGGCAAGTCCAGAGTTTCAGACACTGTCCTGCTGCCCCCCATGCTGCATCAGTGCTTTTGCAGGCAGTGTTGATTGtggaccagttggggagatcagaggatatCTGATGAGCGGCCTGCAGAGCTGGTCAGTCGACTAACGTCTGTGCTGTAAAAGCAAATCGAAATCATAGCTCCCACTCTGCTAATTGGCCCCCTATTGCCAGACCTGCCTCTGGCTACACCCCAGCTCCTCTTCTAATCACGACGTCAACCCCTTTGggcatgggggggggtatggtatgctaagcaaataaaTCTCAACAAATCTGTCATTTTAGTTGTTCCTCTGaatcagtgtctgcttttgtgtcacttgATAAATTTCCCTGCAAAAAGGTGAATGacacaaaaaaagttacttgATTGAGGAATAATTTCTGGAAAGGATTTAGGCGTTAAGCAGAACTAGGAATGATTCTTCGAATGCTGGCTTTAGTTCTAAAGGTGTTAAGTTCAGTAGTGtaggtagaacagcaccttGAACTATCTTAGTAGCAAAAACGACTACTTTTGtaagaaaagtttttttaaccataaataCTTTATGCATAAATGTGTCAAATTCTAGCAATTTTGCGATAAAGGTATCTCCCAGGAAAGCAGAATGGAAAAGCACGACCAGCCCTAGGGTTCCTTGTGCCTTTAGCTAACTGTGTTTGTACCCCCTTTTTATGCAGGAAAATTTCAGTAGCACTACGGGAACATCTATggaaaaaatatgctttttttttccgtagatgtttctctgttttgctctCATTTGCATCAAGACCGCTCATGACATCACAGTGTGCAATATTTTAGGAAAACTTGTATGCATCGTAATGTCAGCGGACTAAAAACTGAAAGTTTCTGCACTTGTCGCAGGGGTAGGTGGAGATGCTGCGAGGTTTTTGCAGTAAATGAAGAGAGACAAAGAGagtgatagagagagagaattgccaggataaaatgtataattttgtgaACAATCTCTAGAAAAATATCTATCTATGtctaatattatatatctgcCAATAACATTGAGATGACTCCCTTCCCTCCCCAGGTGTGGCATGCAATGGAATGAATCCACGGTGGAGATGCAGTTGCCTACTTTGGTAAAGTCCTGTTGGGGTGAATAATATGAACAGTTTACATGATATTGGTGAAAAATccagaaaataatattaaacgTTTTACCCAATGCCACCACATGAAGCCATGGAACAGTCAGAAGATCCATCTGTGAACATCTGGCTCAGCATGGACACAAACACGGTGGCTCACTATCTTTACTGCTTTaccaataacaatataataaaatcagcTGTTGAAATAAACGTTCCCTTTAATTTGTGTTCATAGAATGTCCACAATCAGTGAAGAGACATTTACCAGGAGggtctttttttctgatgttcATCTCTGatattaaatgattttttaatcTCATTGTGGATGTATTGTTTCGTACAGAAAGTGGAAAGTCAGCCCATATTATTACAGTTAACGATATTTTGTCTCTCGAGGGGACGCTTAAATCACTCACCACCATAAACAAGAACAATGGCTATAGCTTTATTAGTTTAGGAGAAAATGGTTTCTTTAGTCGAAGTTGATTCCTTTTATtgaaccaaaatagagctttgtTGACCTCAGAGATCTTTTCTTCGGACCACCATAAAATCGTCACCAAGTAGCTGACCCTGAAAAGCTtctctgtataaatac is a genomic window of Spea bombifrons isolate aSpeBom1 chromosome 6, aSpeBom1.2.pri, whole genome shotgun sequence containing:
- the LOC128500987 gene encoding riboflavin-binding protein-like codes for the protein MKLALVILVAGYFCAVSCQQSCLQRKDHKASPSPESGLHECLQYSESSCCYANLTEKLAHFPVVEGDDYYWDKCGNLSKSCEDYMKKLECFYQCSPLSSHWAHPNKSYALRHVPICQSFCDSWFEACQSDLICARNWFFDWIIDENGNHCKNECIPFNKMYANGTDLCQSAWDESFVVSSSPCRCLDMTATDKNVIKYILDQDKSEESSEKEACKARLQKPQDKKEGDDAEDD